Proteins co-encoded in one Papaver somniferum cultivar HN1 chromosome 5, ASM357369v1, whole genome shotgun sequence genomic window:
- the LOC113281101 gene encoding chaperone protein dnaJ 72-like: MDHYKVLGLERNASKTEIREAFKKLALQYHPDKHSNSSQTVIDEFTDKFREISEAYEFLITDQAIFDNSNGDDSGETSIRREPKYRASGTFGDGVWNYEGDVDPESIKNFFYGVAFAGVLIVGSVVLKAAKRMLD, encoded by the exons ATGGATCACTATAAGGTTCTAGGTCTAGAAAGAAACGCAAGTAAAACTGAAATCAGAGAAGCATTTAAGAAATTAGCTCTACAATACCATCCAGATAAACATTCAAATTCTTCCCAGACAGTAATCGATGAATTTACTGACAAATTTAGAGAAATTTCTGAAGCATATGAGTTTCTCATCACTGATCAAGCAATTTTTGATAACTCAAATGGAGATGATAGTGGTGAAACTTCAATAAGAAGAGAACCTAAATATAGAGCTTCTGGGACTTTTGGTGATGGAGTCTGGAACTATGAGGGAGATGTTGATCCTGAGAGTATCAAGAACTTCTTCTATGGTGTTGCCTTTGCTGG TGTGCTTATTGTGGGATCAGTAGTTCTTAAAGCAGCTAAACGAATGCTTGATTAG